The Pyrus communis chromosome 5, drPyrComm1.1, whole genome shotgun sequence region TGACTaattcttaaactaaacatagTATCTCTCCAAAAAGCCTAACGGCCATTCTTCTCACTCCTCTTCTTGCATTTTCTCATCACTTTCTCACCTTCCAAACATCTTctatgttttttaatttttttcgattctcatcaaattttctctAAATCTCTTCATTTTTTTAGCTTTCTACACTAATTACTTAATTTTCTTCCATTATCAATTTATCTCTCTCAGAATGCCTAAGAAAGCCCATTCTCctgccttttttattttttattttttatgaatccCTTTCTCCTGCCatctgtaacatcccgtcccaaatttcattttaacgtacatgggaaattacgattttaccccctaattcgtttttatcagattagttttgtgtagtatggtgtggtgtgtaggaccacacacacactcatacacctcgtttcactctcccgggattccctccctcctttccctcattcctgtctcttctctgtctctcctttctttctttctctctctctctctcactctccccgagttcttcttcttcctctacacacggacacacatacaagcataatcaaaccttcaccaatcaagaaactaagaccaccatcgtgttcgtggagctgagaggagttcaaaggtgccattttcaggtaaggaaaacaccattttcacgtcgatatcacgaggtccgatttgaacactgttcatgcaaacctaaactagcttgtttttggaatttctaagcttgtagatgtgtttgtgaggtcccaaggagcctcggagtggttcgttgggtgaatttggacgtcgggatcgtcctgtgcaaagttggccgagttttgaccttgaagacaggtgagattctttaatttttaggccttaaaactagtctaacgttgttctactagtcctaggcttcattttggtataaagaacgtgaaatttggttgaaaaacgaaggagaaaacaaggtttgaaaattacccagttttccggcgccgtcgccggcgccggaggttcgccggagaagaaaggagaatattccgttaagtctaacggaatattcctaacggcagtgacagaatccggttagatttgacggaatattccgtcagttaacggaatattcctgacggcgtcaactgacgccgtcagtgtgcagtgcacgtgggccgcgcgtgggggcgcgtaggtccgtggctgttcaggcgcgtgggggcgcgtgcgtggtccaaaaaatttttctaaaaatatgggcgtgatcctgaggttgtgtagatcacgttggtatattcatttgtccaatttgagcaatgtatgagaagttattacgagaagttgcttaggtgcttttaaattaatgttttcgtaactttgtcgcgtataggtgattcgttctccgaggacgagcgtacacactcgaggcaggggggctacgacccttctaattatcagtgagtgggcttttgttttccgtatatacctatatacatattaattcccagaaattaaatagaaaaggttattgttttatgccatgcattatatgaatgttgtttacgcatcattgcatgtattattggtgacatacatacatatatacatgtgtatttggtgctgtggatgcacaggtaagtgccaggtaagcggtattcaggtggttatacattcctgtttattatgcaatagtagttgaaatgcttagagagctcataatctgcacccccggtgttagtgctcccgtccagggccagggcacagccttcacgtgtatgttcaccagcaccgcatgctcgtcttggatccaagttaggtgcaagcctgtcgtagagatcacattaggtggttccgacttgtaggtgacccgcgatttatcgccagcttcacgtgatcgtagcactagagcatacatatatatattacacccagcttgtcgtgcagaccatgttaggtggttccgactcgtgtgcagattcagtgattgagttgagcgtggagctctaggtgcagcggtacatgtcacgttaggtgactcccggctgccagattatatattgtgatgtgatttacgcttgagcatttacatttattatgagattctatggtggcatattctcaagcatgaatggcatattgtgagcatgaatggcatatcatgggacatgattgacatatctatacatacgtatatatgttcattttctgggaagtatacaggttttacggcgaggggttagaatgtgttttgctaaagagttttcaaagaactttgtttttgcccactcacgcttttgtttttgcgcccctccaggttctagtggtctagaaggttcggtggtttatcccagagggcgtcccggcaatttctgacagacactcaccattgtagggtcaccttcgggtgtatttatgtcgtatcttttccttttggactgttgtagacttgctctgaattgtgtctcacatacactagtactttgtatgctattaggtttttaattattagtacttttatattaccttcttaattagcttccgcacgcgcacatggttacgtcaccttcgtgtgacggccagcacgccctgatctcggtcggggtgtgtcacatcaGTCACTCCATATAAAGCAGGGGAAAAAAACGCTGTGCAATTGCACACACctttaattagatttttttccccccttttcttgtatttatcattaaataaaattatataatattttttttgttaaaattcaaaatttcctaaaaaaagtaattttttttcaggAATGGCATAGAATTTtctgtttaattaatttcaaattattataattgttATAGTAATTAATGTACTAGTTAAATCCAATATATAAATCTTGTAGCGTCAACTTGTAGAAATATAATGTCATTCAACGGTACGAAACTGAACgtgtgtattatatatatatatatatatataacgtcATTCAATAGTACGGAAACTGGACGTctggattatatatatatatatatatgtcattcaaCAGTACGGAAACTGAACGtgagtattatatatatatatataaagttctaaaagacaTTAAATACTTATTGGACGGCAGGCTAGACCTAGCATAGAGTTGGCTAGACAAGCCCTATacggatttaaataaatttattatatattatataaataaatgtctatttatattttaataaaacatataattacaTTGGAATAcgtaaattgtaaaataaactaacatataaattataaaatattagaacgtattgaaaacatagggaacaagtatataatcacatctcttacattttattgaaaaattaaaatgcaatatgaaagttatcgattttttgtctaagtgaaaGTCAAGATCTAGACGGGCTGCCTAGGTGGATTTAGGTGCGCTAAGCGGATGCCTAAGCAGGTCAAGACGTACTTTCTAAATTTTCAATCGTCTAAAAATTAATCAGGATGATGATCAACTGCCTAACGCCTAAGCATGTCCTAGTTGACACTAGGCGAGAATTTTTAGAactatgtctctctctctctctctctctctctctctctctctgtgcaagTATATACGTTACAGTTGACGAAGGAGATTTAACAATGTAGTAAGACAATTCTGAAAACATGGAGCAGCGGTAGTTGAAAGACACACTAGAAGAAATTAAGTTGGCGAAAATCAAATGCAATGGAGGACTCTGAGAAAGGGCGGCGCTGAAATGTTTGAAAGCAGATTAAACATGCATTTCGTTTGTCATGAATTTTACATGTATGTTATCAAAGCCACGTGCCTATAAAAAGGCATCAGACATCACTTTGGAAATCAATCCGAAGTGCATCCAAACTCATATTttgtactctttttttttttttttttttttttgaaaaataaaaaaaccctacTCAATGATCTAAACTTTTTTTTACACCCACTTAAAATCAATTGATTATTAACCATTTAATAAtatagtctagtgatatttctttttacttgtaaataagatatcttaggttcgattctcgtcaatgGTGAATTCGagtcacattattgctagcttattatGAGGCTAAATCTAACTTTTTCCCTtaaaatgtaaataatatcttttgttaaaaaaaaatcagttgattattaaaaaaatctaataaTTAAAACAACCCTTAGCAAAACGCCAAAAGAGTCGTGGAAGCAACCCATGTCAAAAAGGAGCTTTGAACTTCACTCTCCCTACGAGAGATTTTTAAATGTGCTTGGAATATGAGTAGTACACTATATGGTATTATACAACTTGAggaaaatttcttttttttaagtgtccttccacttgtataatgacataaCGGACTGTCCCGTTATTCGAGCATATTAAAAAATCTCCCCTCCCTCCCACACTTGGAACACTCTCTCGAGAAATTATTAGGTAGTACTATACTACCACGTGATAATcccatttaaaatttgacacgTGGACCATCTATTTACAGCTGGACTTATAATTTGGTTTAagtaattacaaattaaataaaaagaaaatagcttGAGCAAAAAGAAAACCGATTAAAACACGACAGCATTTAACCAGCAAAGTCTGCAGACAACAGATTCTCCAGTGGCGCCACGAGAACCTGAAGACGTGAAGAACCCTGGAAACCTCGACGAGGAGGACAACTTCATCCTCAAGACCTGTGGGTTAAGGCCATATTCAACACGTATTAAGAAAGCAGAGAAGGAAGGTAAGGATAGTTTTGGCTAACATGGTGAGTGGTTTGTGTAGTATTAAGGAGTGTGAGTGTGTGACACTAGTTTAGCTGCACCAAGCCGGTGGGATCTTGTTTCCGACAAGCGGATGATGGAGGAGGAACAGCCGCTTCAGGTGGCTGGATGTAACAAGGTAATCAATCCAAATACTGACAACGCTAAATTCATTTCTTGATGCAGAGAACAATGTCGTTACGGGAAACAAGAAGTTTAGTGCAATGCCTAAACATATGGTTTacaatttatatttgattatagaGCTTCATATACAGAACCTCAATAATTTAATACCCGATAAAATAATAATGCcgattaaataatatttttggctGGTCCCAAATTGGAGATAACGTGCTAAATTAATAATTTGCTAAATATCAAAGAGAATATATAATGAAAAATTTATATAAGTCCCGcgtaatatataaattaataatttcttGATTTCTTTACACCTTTGAGATTAAAAACCATTGTTGTATGTATGATGTGTTACTATGACTTATGGGAGAAATAAGAAGACTCATGAATTGTACTTCGTTAAACAAATATATAGAATTGTTAATTCGTAAAACGAGaaactaaataaaatgtacaTTATTTGAGTAAATAAGGAGGAATATTATATGattgataaattaataattaatttaatttgtcaAGTATTTAACATTCGCTAAAGTAATAGACTTTCCTTGGTCCCAAGATTactaatttatggagatttaaCTGTGTTTTTGTTacgaaagttttatttttatttgtttatctatgtttttttagttatttagttTCTATTCTTTCTGTTAAATGATTTGTGAGCCTATTACAAAAAcgggaaaagaaaaatgatttgtGTGCCTAGcttaaatttgaaaatgacGACGTAAATGTAACACTCCCTAAAATAACGAACAATTTTCATACGAATCCATATCCATCCACCCTtctaaaatacacaaaaaatatACAGACCACCACAAGGTACTGAAAAATCTCAACCAAGGTTGGAGTAAAATCATGTGAACTACTTTAATTCTTTACTTTTTTGGGACAAACGATAGGGTAGTGTACGTACACTAAACTCACTTAAATTACAGGGAAGGAGATTAAGATATGAGACCTCGAGTGCAAGAACGAATATTCTTAACCAAGTGAGCCACAAGCCACTAAcaatctataataattattttcaatttcatatttctAGCAAAGCAAAGTACTTTGGATTGCTTTGAATGTTTTACTCGGatcataaatttataaattttgaacgCCGCATTgcatttataaaattataaatgcaATGCGGCATTCAAAATTATTTCCTCAAGGCATGCTTTAACGGCGTTTCAAGTGCTACAGAGCAAGCGTCATACTACATATAACATTAAAGAAGGAAGTAGAGCCCTAGTATCTGAATATCCATCCATAAAGCATTTTAGCCGCACCAACAAATGTggtttcattattcattcatgTCAACTCAATTGGAATAACAAGGGATTTAAGACGAGCTAAACTAAAAATGAACTATACGCAGAATGCGAAAAATAAGAATGTTTATTACCAGAGGATATTGTGGTCTCCGAAAAGGAGATATCAACTGACCTGGGAAAGACATGAACAAAAAATCAAGGCAACTTGAACTTGCCTAAATAATCGTCGTCTCCAACTCTCAACCCTTATATATAGGATGCCGTCTCCTGCAATTCCAAATCAAACAGTGGAATGAAGGAAAATCATATTGATCACTCGAACCAAAGGTACAAATATTGCTGATAATAGTTTTGGCAGTAAAAGAGAGGAAACCAACAGcgaaagtgatttttttttttttttttttttttttttttttttactgtaagAGTAGAACACATGCAAGAATAGCCATGTATTTGCAAATAAAAATCATAACTAAGAAAATGAGGTGGTTATATTACCTCTTTGGTCGACTACGGTCTTCCTCATAGTCCATCACTCCTCCAGGTTCGGAGTAGATCTCCCCATGCCCCCGGAAGTCAATGTCGGCCTGCTTACAGTAGGGAACTTCTGCCACAATGTAAGTAAAAGACACATCGACCAACATATCCCAATAACTAAACAAAAGACTAATAAAaaattgtgttttgtgtgtggAGTGGGAATAAAGAACTCGTTCATCTATGATTATGTATAGCTTCAGAATAGCTCATCGAAAAGGCGCTGATGTGCACATTTATGGTAGAGaaatacatcaacaaaaataaattcataATATCGTGTTTTACCATGCCATGCCTTATGTTCAAATCATCAAAATGGATCCTGTTCACTTTATTAGGAAGGATTACTTGCAGAAGCAATAGGAAAAATACAACAGGATTAAACTGACCTTGATGGAAATCGACTTCTTTACTTCTTCCACCCTATTTCCAACTTCTTTCTTGTGTTCCTTGGCCACTTCAGTCATAGTATCAGCCCACTTCATCTTTTCTTGAATTGAGATAAGAAGATTGCTTGAGGTATCCAACCTAGGTGTTCATTCACACAAAATTTAGGCAATACCATCAGATTTATATCTCAAAAAGAAACTTGAGAAATCATTAActtagaagaaaaatatcacaaagGCAGCACACTGGATTAAACACGAGAATGCATTACTACGATAAACATGGAACCgctttttttaatgtattagtAGTAAATAAACTCTACCAAATGAAACAATTTCAGTAAATTGGTAACAGATGCTCCATAGCATTTGATTACACACAACAAAGAGTCAGGAAACTTTTATGCAATCAAGGTCAGACATGAGTGTTTCAGATCATAATGCACATATTTaggaccaaattctaaataaGAAGTTCCATATGCATACTGAACATACAACCCAACAGAGAAACTGCATCAAAATCAGAGACGTTACCAGTTTGACAGTGTTTGAGTCATACTCCCAAGTTGTCCAGGTCTCGGATCTCTCCCTGCAGCAAACTGGACCTGCATTTTACAAGAAATAATTGATTCCATATTTCTTATAAGGAAATAAACAAAGACCAACGAGAAAAGGCAAGcgaaaacaagtaaaacaacacaaaaattaaaaacaatttgaaGCAAAGGCAGCAATAATAAGCACAAACCTCAAAGCATTTTCGCAACTGGTCCAGCTTTCCTCTTAGTATGCCCTAAGAGAAAACATATAAAGTTACAATCTGACATCTCCTTCATGTTTTCTCTATCCACTTAACTATGTTACACACATACAAATGCGGGATAAATTACTATATAACAAGGATGGGATAATAAAATAGTATATATCACATTACATGTATATGTGCAAAAGTAATCTACGTAAGAGTCAGAAGTGAGTTATAATTTAAAAGTACCCGTGGACGACCCCCATTTTTAAGGAAAAGATTCACACAAAAAATACCCTTGTGCATCTGGATGCGTACGTACACAACGCATGTCGCACTATATCCAAAAGTCAAACTTACAAAATGTAATGAATACTGCAAATCTGTATCCGATAACTGTTGGGGTGTTatccgggggggggggggggggggggcatcAGGGCCATATCCTTACAGATACTCCACACCTGCAATATTTGGAATATCTGTGCTTCATAGACCAAACTAACAGTAACAATTTTCAGGTACTGTCCGATATTCAAAAATAAATTCTTACACGGGCAAGAACCATAGCAGAGTCCTGCCACCCGTGCACACTGAGTCAAATTGGCAGACAGATGGACGGGAGAAGAGTGTTTATTTGTACTGTATTTGAATAACaattcgttaaagttatgattATTCATTCCACAGCCTTCACTAAAGAAACCTTTTTGTCCAGTAAAAGATGCATATTTCAATGTAACTGGGAAAAAATAGAGGTAGAAGGATGAAAGAATTATTACCACATACATGCACTCATTAATGAGAAAATCCTCGAGCTCTCGTACATTGATAACATCTAACTCCTGCATAAGTTGATGATACGGTAGTACCTGgaaaatatttcaagaatataAGAGAAAACTGAATGCACAACACAATATGGGACATCTGTGTATATAAAAACCGGATATCAACACAATAGTGAACTAGAACACCAATACTTCAAATATCAAAGGCATCAGATACTAAGACCTGTAAGTCCACTATTGTTCTGAATTTTGATTGGAACTAATAAGCTTCTGGCATTCCATATAACTTTTCATATCATCGTTTGCAGTAAAAGGCACCATCATCTATATCTATTACATTCAGAATTCAATTGGTAACTGCAGTCTTTCCTCCAAGTgcaactaaaacaaacatcTGTCCATAAGACTTGTCTAAAAGTGATGATAATTTTTCCTCTCCTTTCACTTTTGATGACATATTTTTTGAAGCATGGAGGACATCAAGTACCAAAGGTGACAAGCTCCATATATTCATATTGGAAAACCATACAGCCATAACCATTACTAGATGTATATCACCAACTTTTCAAAATAAGAGGATTACGCATTTAAGGAAACATACCTTGTTTGTCTCAGCCAGTGTAAGAACAGTAAGCTGTTTCAGCTTTAAGACTTGATCAGGGACCAGTTGTGGACGACGACTGGCATCACCTACAATACATTTCAGTTTCTTAAATTCCATAACAATGCCAAAGAGATGCTTAATttcttgtttcaaagaaaatataCTCAGAAACTTTATGGGAAGTAGTTCTCCTGGGAATTGACAATATCTCCCGAATTTCAAAAACTATTGTAGTAAGGAAAAGCTTAAATGTTATGGAGGGAATAATAAAAGACATAGTAGTAGAATTTAATAAAAGATACGGCAGTTGCTTTAAAACAAATGTGCCAGTTTACACTTCTTCTAACGAAAAGATGTTGCTGCCTCCATTTATTCATCTTATCAGTAAATAAGTATAAGAAAGTATTTTCTTCGACATCTCCAAAGCAACagtaagaaacaaaaactgGTGATGAAGTGATGACTCTGCAGCAGAGCTTGATAGAAGTACACATGGGTCAGTTATATCCTGAAGCAACATTAATATGACAAAAGCACCAACTGCATTGGCACCCAAAACCCTGCCACATGTTCTTGAGAATGAGGCTGCGCACAATGTTTCATACAATGAGCCAACAGACGTTCCAATGGTGGctcaaattttgggtttttctccttctgagttttgttttcatgtTGCACAGGGTTTGttgatatttaaattttaggGCGTTATTGTTCGATTTCTTTATCACAGATATGGAAGCGGAAAACAAGCATTAATCGATTTGGTGTAAGATGACCAAAGCAATCAAACCAACAGCTAGAGAATAGCAAACCCATTAGAAAATCGACCAAAAGATGAAGCGATTTTTGCGTCCTTACTCTTGTAATCACTCCATGTGCCATGTGCAAACAATCGAAGCACATCGAGGTACACAGAATTTTCAGTTCCTTCAAGCTGCACATATTCCACAGTCAAAAAACAAATGCGTATGAAACAAAAACCAGTAACaatcaataattttattttctctttggcTGCAACAAAGTTCTGATTATACATCCTTTGCTCAAACGCAGAAACTACACGACCAAAATATACACAGAAAACTGAAATTCCACAATAAATATATAGAAACATGGGAACCTGAAGAACATTAGGGACAGCGATAATTTCCGAAAAGGCAAAAAGGGCAGGGTGGGAGGTGACTTCTGCGACGAGGGGGCCGAGAGCGGAGCCATCGAGTGATGAGGCTTGCTTCACGTAGTGATCAATGACCTCCTCTTGCTTTTGCTCAATCTCCATCTCAAAAAACAACAGAAATTACTAATTGCAACCACGGAAAAATCGTGACGAGACGATGAAAAGTTCAGCAGTGTAAAGCTAGGGATTTGGTGGGTTTGGATTTCGGGGCAGAGATTGAGGAGAAAATAGGGGCTTCGGAGAAAGGATTTTAAGGTAGAATGATGCATTTTTAGATGTGATGCGATATCCACACATTCTATTTTacatctcaggttctgttgTAGGAtgggatgaattgaagaatatcaatagacAGAAATTATCgaaaaatatgtgaaaagtaaaataaaatgtgtggatagcacgTCCGTTTCAGATTCTATTGTGAGCACCTGGCATTCACATCGAGACATCTCCATAGATTAACCATCATGCCGTATAATTTGGTTCGGTAATATTAACACGTAATATTACgtgttatattaaaaaataaggttaaattaataaaaaaaatcaaaagaaaaacgtAAATGAGATCAAAGAATCCAATAATAAAGATTATGATTCTTTTATTTATAGATATTTTTTGGGTTCACTTTGGACCTTACTAGTTTGGTGGTGACAATCCCAAATTGTCCGGAAGCTCATTATTAAAGTTCAATGCAAAAGATGCTTTATGGGAATTCACTTAAAATCAACGACGTCGTTTGGTTGGGTTATTTTAAAAAGTTTTActattcatcatcttcttcgtcTCTTCTCGATCGCTGTTGCGCATGCTTTTCTACCCAGATGGCTTAGAAGATTATATGGTTGCAATTTCAATATTTCCATTAAGACTCAGCTCGGCTGCCGCCCGTCCAACACCGCCTTGCCCACCTAGCCCACATAGGTCTTGGCTGAACGCCGCCGAATGATTTATCCGATTTTTCTAACGATTAGGCCTTAATCGGATCCGCAGTCAGCCGTAGAGCGCGTGCCTAGGCCGATTTTAGAACACTGGTAAAGATTAATCATAAGTAGATTGTTGTAGCAACCTTTAAtaatagtttttttattaatgtaaaagtctgaaaaatataaaaatgttatAATATTATGAGTCATTCAATGTGTGGATGGCCAACCCACTACATCACACTTATCCCACTCTACATGTCCTTTCACTAGGAGCTGCCATTGCTTGCTTTTGGTGCTCCTGCTTTGCCTataaatcaaagaagaaaaaatagaagagaGAAGCCAGAAGGCTCATggcaaagagaagaaaaaacgaAAGAGAAGCCAGAAGGCTCATggcagagagaagagaaagagataaGAGAATAGAGAGAGTTATCTGTGTAATCTTATTAGTTcagattataatgaaagcaccattACTGCCCCGAGGATGTATTCCaatcacactgactgtagaggaacctcgtaaattttgtgtcttatttatttattccactgcacacaccgtCAATTTTACAGCACGTTATCAGCACAAGAAGCTCTTGtgtcagtggaaagcacaaTGCCACAAATCCTGTTCACCTATGTTGCCTGGAATCTCACAGATAAgaaaatcttttcatttcatcataAAATCTTTGTACTACTGATTTTCCtgaagcaaatatatatatgttgttgtaTGACTGTATATCATCATTTGCAGAAGCAAAAGAGTACAGACTCAAAATTCGTAAAGAATCTGACAGCCATGTAAACAGCCTCGGAACTCCAACTTGCAGACCTCAGATTGAAACACTTTCTTCTTCAAAGTTGTTTGTCCGCTCAGTACCTAtaacatatcaaattttcagaaaattccAACGGTGCGATCATCGCAGATGCCTGAAATACCAAACCAGTTTCCAATTTCTGCAGAAAATTGGACAGGCACCTTATGAGTACCAAAACTCCATTTCGGTAGCTCAGATCAAAATTAtttcttcacgaaagttgttcGGTATCCTCATCCATATCATACTAAATTTTGAGCTAAATCTAATGGTTTGATCTTCTCATAAGTTGCAGACACTCTTGACTCTAAAACTTATGGGAACCGTTTGATTTTTTCGAAACTCATCGGAGGAGGAATACCAATTGGAACTTGGTGTTACTATTATTTCCTGGATAACTAAAATGACTTCGAACtgtgaaataataataaaaataaaagggatgaaataaaagaaagtggcagaccaagaaaaagaaaaaaaacaaaagataaggacttaatcattgcattttctgttttggcatatttatgtgcatggtgttggtttaaagccctatcacaagttctatttatttaaagcaatttatataCAGTGGGTAGAATTATTACCCTTTGCTTTAAAGCTTTGATATTTATGCGTGAATGGTGCTGAATCaaagcccttgtcacaagctctatttacttaaaaacaatttatttaccatggttggaattaccgcctattgttttaatttatttattgtacttctttttgttacgatgagtacatactgaacccgaagttccttgacCAGATAAGAACATGAaatttcttgatcctcatcacataaaataattagacccgaagttccatcatgcaaaaaAGATCAGGAATGAAGTTCCTAGATCTTCAAGATCGGGCATGAAGGTTCTTGAtaagtaccttaagtttgaagagTCGAAGTGCCACAACTTAATTGTAATAAAGGTCATGAGAGTCCTAATTCATAggctattaaataaggactaaAAGTTCTTTGATTATGAT contains the following coding sequences:
- the LOC137735460 gene encoding COP9 signalosome complex subunit 7-like isoform X2; the protein is MEIEQKQEEVIDHYVKQASSLDGSALGPLVAEVTSHPALFAFSEIIAVPNVLQLEGTENSVYLDVLRLFAHGTWSDYKSDASRRPQLVPDQVLKLKQLTVLTLAETNKVLPYHQLMQELDVINVRELEDFLINECMYVGILRGKLDQLRKCFEVQFAAGRDPRPGQLGSMTQTLSNWLDTSSNLLISIQEKMKWADTMTEVAKEHKKEVGNRVEEVKKSISIKADIDFRGHGEIYSEPGGVMDYEEDRSRPKRRRHPIYKG
- the LOC137735460 gene encoding COP9 signalosome complex subunit 7-like isoform X1, which gives rise to MEIEQKQEEVIDHYVKQASSLDGSALGPLVAEVTSHPALFAFSEIIAVPNVLQVPMFLYIYCGISVFCVYFGRVVSAFEQRMYNQNFVAAKEKIKLLIVTGFCFIRICFLTVEYVQLEGTENSVYLDVLRLFAHGTWSDYKSDASRRPQLVPDQVLKLKQLTVLTLAETNKVLPYHQLMQELDVINVRELEDFLINECMYVGILRGKLDQLRKCFEVQFAAGRDPRPGQLGSMTQTLSNWLDTSSNLLISIQEKMKWADTMTEVAKEHKKEVGNRVEEVKKSISIKADIDFRGHGEIYSEPGGVMDYEEDRSRPKRRRHPIYKG
- the LOC137735460 gene encoding COP9 signalosome complex subunit 7-like isoform X4, which codes for MEIEQKQEEVIDHYVKQASSLDGSALGPLVAEVTSHPALFAFSEIIAVPNVLQLEGTENSVYLDVLRLFAHGTWSDYKSDASRRPQLVPDQVLKLKQLTVLTLAETNKVLPYHQLMQELDVINVRELEDFLINECMYVGILRGKLDQLRKCFEVQFAAGRDPRPGQLGSMTQTLSNWLDTSSNLLISIQEKMKWADTMTEVAKEHKKEVGNRVEEVKKSISIKFPTVSRPTLTSGGMGRSTPNLEE
- the LOC137735460 gene encoding COP9 signalosome complex subunit 7-like isoform X3; this translates as MEIEQKQEEVIDHYVKQASSLDGSALGPLVAEVTSHPALFAFSEIIAVPNVLQLEGTENSVYLDVLRLFAHGTWSDYKSDASRRPQLVPDQVLKLKQLTVLTLAETNKVLPYHQLMQELDVINVRELEDFLINECMYVGILRGKLDQLRKCFEVQFAAGRDPRPGQLGSMTQTLSNWLDTSSNLLISIQEKMKWADTMTEVAKEHKKEVGNRVEEVKKSISIKKFPTVSRPTLTSGGMGRSTPNLEE